AAGCCGCGGACGAGGCGGTGGGATGTATATGGAGTTCACATTCACGGGTGATCCTGAAGCGATGATGACTCGGATCGTCGATGATACACGCCTGGAAGGAATAGCCCAGCAGGAAGAACTCCTCAGTTCAGTCGTGAATGCTCAGCTGAAAGAATTTCACGAGGAGTAAGAATCCTGGCGAGCACCCGGTGGAGAACACACCCCCCATCTTCGATGTGTAAAGTCGAGATTGTAGCGGGGGAGAGGTCGAGAGCGTCCTGAACTGGTGGCGGTGAGTCAGCGAACACGGAGCAGCCACTTCCGCATCAGATCCTTCCAACCCACTGGAAACGAGATCAAGACACGGAGTCTCGTGACCCCCACCCCCCGTCATCGATGTGTAAACAGCAGGGGTGGAAGGGGGAACTCACGTAGAATAAATCACGAAAGTCGGGCTTGACGCCACGAGACGGTTGAAAACAAGAGAGATCGTGTAGGAGGTCGAGAAGCGTGATATGGGCATCTCTGTTCGGTTAGTCGAAGCGTCGCTTCTCCTAACCTTCACATTCAAATGCAGTACGGTTCCGGTTGTAACGCACTACATATAAAACCTTCCCATACAATATGCATTGCTTACAGGAATATAGATTACGTCGCTGAGACGCTCTCCTTCGCGTTAATGGTCTCATCGCCGGTTTTCGCCATTCTGTTCTCGTCACCCCCCTCCCTCCTCTCATGGTTTTACACATCGATGACGGGGGGAGGGAGTGTGGCCGTAGTTCTCTATCTTTCTGCGAGGAGAGAATCCCGCCCTGAAGGGCGGGAGTGAATCCGACAATCCCTCACAACCCACTCTCGATGGCAGGCCGGATATTCAGCTCTCATCCGTCTCATTTTTCGAGATGGTGTTGCCGTAGCTGGGCAATATACTGTGCATCCCAGCCTTTGGTTTCGACGTAGTAGCTGAGCGCAGTATCGACGTATTCCACGGGCAGGATCTCGTGAGTGGCGAGCGTACAGAGGATGTGCGGTGTCGTGAAAAGCGTGTTCCGGTCGTCGAGAGCAAGATTGATGAAGAGGTAGTTGGTGGTGTTGAATTCGTCCGTGATGAAGAGGTCTGCCTCCAACTCGTTGGCTAGCCAGACACCCTCCGCCTCTCCCTGATCAAGCCCGTAGTCGAGTGGCTCATCGGCTCGGTCGTCGACGTCGTGTGTCGTTACATGATGCGCAGCCTGGAGGACGAGATCGGCGGCGGCAGCCAGAAGGCCATCGTCTCCCGTGGCATCGGTGACCTCGCCGAGAACGCTCGCTGGGATGTGGATGTCGTACGCGGTGAGGAGTGCTTTGAGCGGATCCCCGCCAGAGGGATCTTTCGGTCGCCCGTCGACGACTGGCGTGGCGAGATTCAACAGGACGTTCGTATCGACGACGGCAACGGCGCGCTCCGACATCGTCAGGCACGCGACTCGTCATTGGAATCAGCCGACTCGGAGTCCGTCCATTTGGAGACCTCGCCGTCGTAGAAGGCCTCGTCACTCGGGAGACCATCCTTGAGTGTAGGAATGGCGGGCGTCCGGTCGATCGACTCCCGGAGGAGTTTCAATCGCATCGCCTCTTCACGTCCGAGGATCGCTTCGACGGTGTCGTAGTCGACACGACCGTCGTAGTAGGCGTCGCTCAGTCGCCGGCGGAACTCCTCGTCGTTTGCGAGTTCTTCGAGTTCGTCCTCGAGTGCCTCGATTAGGAGGCGAGTCCGAGAGATATCGAGAATATCAACGACGCTATCGGCGCGCTCGACGAGGGATTTCGGGGCGTTGAAATCGACGCGGGTTTTCTCTTCAGCCATCACTTTGTGTGTAGAGTCTACACATATTTAGTTTCCTCGCCGTTCAAGAGACCGGATCGAGTGACCGCATCGTGAAATGATATTTCGGGCAGTACCGCTCTGCTAGCGAAGTTCTCTGTACCGTTTACAGCGTGACTTCCCGGTATGGGAACTCCAGCTATGTAGGGCTGTTACGGGCAGAGGCTTCCGGTGTGAACCTCAAGTGACGGTGACGAGCGTTTGTCGGCACCCCAAAATAACAAAATGCTCTGTTGGCAGTCAGCGTAACACCTCTCCGATTCTCAATGGGGAGCTCCTATCTTCCTGCGAGGAGAGAATCCCGCCCTTCAGGGCGGGGAGGATGTCACGCCAGGTCTAATGTATATCCTCAATGCATCGTTCAAAATGGGCGGATGGAACCGGGGGTGTTTCTATTATCTCAATCTGGTAGGTACCCACATTATTTATAAGAAAATACACCTACCTTTCATTGACGTTTTTCGGAGAAATGCACAGGAAGAGACCCTTAGGAGTAAAAAATAATATCACTCTAAATCGGGGATCTCCTATATTATCCTTTACTGACTTGACCCCTAAGTATTTACCGCTGAGGAAGGGAGTCCGGAATGCAGTGTTCCGAACTACCCGCGACGGGCTCAGTACCTGTGTCCAAGAGGTGAGCCCGTCATGGTAAGCGATAAGCGGCGAATAGAAAAGCGCATCGTCAGAATCGATCCGGAACGTGGTCCGGACGGCAGTACCGACCCGGAGATCGCCAACGAAGACCGGGAGGTCCTCCTCGCATTCTACGAGACGCTCAAGTACATCAACCGGGCCGACAGCCGATTCAGCAACGCACGCGTGCTGTCGCTACTCGATACGATGATCCTCACGAGCAAACACGTCGACGTCCCACTCGACGCCACACTGGACCCCGAAACTGGGCCAGAGGCCGTCGACGCCGTCACAGACTGGATGGACCAGCACTACGGCAGCAACTCGCTCGACACGCGGTACAGTTGCTTCAAAATCTGGGGCGAGGTGATGACCGACGGCGACGAGCAGCCGGATCACTTCGAGGCCATCACGCTGAACAACGGCCCTGCAGATCCGACCCCACAAGCGTCGAACATCCTCCGATACGAGAACGAGATCATTGACGCCATCCGCGTCCAGACCAACAAGCGCGACAAGGCGATCGTCGCGACGATGTGGTCCACCGGTGGCCGGCCGGCAAGCGAGCTCCACAGGCTGCGCATGAAGCATGTCGAAGTCGAAGACGGGTTCGTGCGTATCTCAATCCCGGAGGATACGAAAACAGGGAGCCGCGAGATACAGATGCACACGGGGTCACCATTCCTCGTCCGCTGGATAGAGAATCACCCCGGTCACGATGTCGAAGGCGGGATTACCCCCGAGATGCCGCTGTGGGCTAACCTCCGTCCCGGGTTCGGCGACATCTACGATCCGATTAGCTACAACCAGTTCGTGAAGCCGTTGACGAAGGCAGCCGAGGCCACGGACATCCAGAAGACGCTGACGGCGCAGCACTGTCGACGGAGTCGCGCATCCGACTTAGCGTCGAAGACCTACATTAGTCAGGTCGACCTCGAACGTCACTTCGGCTGGTGTCGGCAGTCGGACGCGCCGCGTCACTACATCGTCAAGTTCGATGAGACAAGTCAGAAGCGGATTGCCGCCGCCGACGGCGCCGACGTCGACCCCGAGGCCGACACGGTAAACATCGCGCCCGTTCGCTGCGAGGGCTGCGGTCGGTGGACCGAGCGGCACCTGGATGAGTGTATCTGGTGCCCCACACCTGTGCCGGCTGACCTGACCGACACGGCACACCCGCCGGCCATCATGGATGAGGCGAACTTGCTCGACCTGATTGTTGAGGGCGAGATTACGGCGCGTGACTTGAAGGCGCTGCGGAAACTCGAACCGGTCATCAAGCAGCGGTCAGACCTGTTCGAGCGGCTCAACGCCTACATCCGACACGCCGAGCAAGTGGAGGAAGATTCAGACGAAGAGAGTTAACCAACAATATCTGAATCGTCCTCCCTATCTGTTGGTTAATTCGATAGGGAGCACTACCGATATTCCTCGCCTCTTTTCACCGAATTCTCACTACTAGTGAGTGAGAATACGAATCTATTTTTAAATACAGGAGGTATGCCTAGGTGGCCTGAAAGCGGCCCCCGGCGGCGTAACGCCGGGCACCAACGCTGCCACAATGACAGCATACCAGACTACACAGTCACGCAGTGATAACTCTAACCGTCGCCCCACCTGGGGCGACCACGAGTCGTTATTCACGCGTGACTCACGACCCCGACGTATTGCCCGCAATATTATCACTCACACAGCCACTCATTCGTGGACTACAGCGAGTACTCAGTCGACGGGACTGGATTCGCCATCTTGGTCCAGTCGACCCAACCGTCAGACGGCAGCTCAGAAGGGCAAGGGCAACAACTCCCGCGGTCGCCACAGCGAGCGGGATACCGGTGGTGACGTGTACTAATGACGGCCCGCGTTATTCCCATCGCTGCATCCGACGCATTCACAGCCATTTCGAATCGACGTCGACGACGCGTCATCTGCATCCTTGACCGAACAACAGGCGACGTCGCGGTTAGCAACCTCGCCGAACATATCGCGGCAATCGAACACCAATGCCGTCCTCACTGTGTATCCAGCAACCAGCGCGCAAGCGTATACGTCGGCCTTATCCAGAATCATCTCCAGCGACTGGATACACTCGGTATCGTCGATTACGACGACCGCGCCAAACGCACGCGTACAACAGATGTAACACGCCCCCTCGCCATGTATATCCGGCAACTCACATCGATCCGCACGCCACTCGGCGGTTCATCCCCACAGCAGGCACAGCCACACCAACACGTACACGGAACCCCTGTGGGGGGCAACGATGCGTAAGCCAGCGCCATCGTGGTCGGACGCAGCCGCACTCGCCTTCGCCAATGAATTCGACCCGGCTACTGTCACAACGGTCTGTTCAATCCTGGGGAATCGGCGCCGACAACTTGCCGTTCTGTACCTGCTGACGTGCGATACTGACGAGTGGGTCTCACTGGCCAACCTCGCTCGCTGGATTACCGCCGTTACGACCGACTCATCACTGGACGCTGCGACCGGTAGTGACTATCACAACATCAAAGAGTCACTCCGCCACACCCATCTGCCAACGCTTGCCGACGCTGGGGCCATCACCTATGATGCTGACCGGACACGCCTCACGCCAAGCGATACCCTTCCCTTCCTCGGCCGGCTCCTCTTCCACCTCCTCATCGTCTCAACAGCCACAGACAAAGACATGACCTGACGGCCCACGGCAGCAGCCTCTTTCTAGGTTCTGTCAACAGTCCTCGACGAAGATTCTACTCATGGACGCGGTCAGCTTCGACAGAAGCAGCGGTAGAAGGCTACATCAAACCAGTTCGCAACTGATTGAATTTCGGTCCCAGAAGCGTCTTCCGGTACGTGTCCCGATCAGAACGAAGCTAGATTGTCGTGAATTCTGCAATCAGTCGTTGGAGTGTCAATCCAGGAATGCCAGTACAACGCTGTTCGTCCCTGGATTGGTGTGGAATCCGTGCTACATGCGCAATCGGTCATTGTTGATGGAGCTGGAGCCCCACAACCAACGTAATGGCGAATCGCCGACCCACGACACCTGAACATACAGACGACAACCAGCGCAACACCCACCAACCACTGGAAGAGCTCGCACAACACGTCGACGAAAGC
This sequence is a window from Halolamina sp. CBA1230. Protein-coding genes within it:
- a CDS encoding site-specific integrase, with the protein product MVSDKRRIEKRIVRIDPERGPDGSTDPEIANEDREVLLAFYETLKYINRADSRFSNARVLSLLDTMILTSKHVDVPLDATLDPETGPEAVDAVTDWMDQHYGSNSLDTRYSCFKIWGEVMTDGDEQPDHFEAITLNNGPADPTPQASNILRYENEIIDAIRVQTNKRDKAIVATMWSTGGRPASELHRLRMKHVEVEDGFVRISIPEDTKTGSREIQMHTGSPFLVRWIENHPGHDVEGGITPEMPLWANLRPGFGDIYDPISYNQFVKPLTKAAEATDIQKTLTAQHCRRSRASDLASKTYISQVDLERHFGWCRQSDAPRHYIVKFDETSQKRIAAADGADVDPEADTVNIAPVRCEGCGRWTERHLDECIWCPTPVPADLTDTAHPPAIMDEANLLDLIVEGEITARDLKALRKLEPVIKQRSDLFERLNAYIRHAEQVEEDSDEES